Part of the archaeon BMS3Bbin15 genome, TATTGCTGACTTCAAGGTTGCCGATATACCGAATACTTCAGAGATTATATGCCGGCTTGCACGAAATGCGGGTGCGGGATATGTGATAGTTCATGGTTTTGTGGGCGAGGATGTTCTGAAGGCGTGTTCCGAAATTGTTGATATAATTGTTGTTGCTGAGATGTCCCATCCTGGTGCAGAGGCTTTTATTCAGCCTGTAAGCGAAGAGATTGCAGTCCTTGCATGTGAGTATGCCAGAGGAATAGTTGCACCTGCCACCAGACCTGAGAGGGTTGCAAAGCTCAGAGGTGTTGTAGGAAAAAACCTTCTAATATTCTCTCCAGGTGTTAAAGCTCAGGGCGCGGAAATAGGGGATGCCATGAGAGCAGGAGCTGACTTTGAGATTGTTGGTAGAGAAATATATGAAAGTGAAAGACCAGGCGAAAAAGCCAGAAAAATAGCTAAAATTCTTAAAAAGGTTTAATTTTCTCTCTTCAAAAATTATATATTTCTGTTAACGTTTATCTAGCTTTTGTTGATTGATAATGTTGATTGATAAAAAGGAGGTGACATAGATGAAGATTGAAGTAGGTATTCAGGTAATTTCTGAGATTTGTGGATGTAATCCTGATATAATTTCAAAAAAGGAAGTTTTGGGTCCTCTTTTAGATAAAATTGTTGAAGAGGTTGGTCTGACAGTTCTAACTCACAGGCATCACCAGTTTACGCCCGGTGGAGTCACCTCATTTTATATGCTTGCTGAATCTCATCTTGCCCTGCACACATGGCCAGAGTATGGCTATTGTGCTCTTGATATCTTTACATGCGGTGACAGGAATAAAGCTCTTGAGGCTTCGAGGAGAATTTCGAAAGTTCTGGAGGCAGAGGATGTTAAGGAAAGAGTTATTTCGAGAGGAGTTGAGGAGTTTGAGCAGAAAATCAAGATTAAAAAAGCAGTTACTGCGTTCCATTAAAGCATCACCTGAAACCTTCTGGGAACTTATTCCAGAGCAGGACTCCAGTCTTAAAGAACTTGTGAATGAGCTTGAAGGGCTTATCAGAGATGGTGTGATTGAATATAAAAATAATAAATTTTTGCTTAAGAGTAGCACGGAGCTGGAACCCAGGCAGAATGTTAGATGTGATTATTGTTCAGGTTCAGGACTTAAAATTGATAATGCCTTTGAAGAAGCTCTGAGAAAATTTGAGAAGCTAACAGAGAACAGGCCTCTTCCTATAGCCGAATATGACCAGGGGCTTATGCATCCTGTATATCTGGCAAAAAAGGCAGCTTTTATGTATGAAAGAGGCGATATTGAAGGCGAGGAAATTATAGTTCTTGGGGATGATGACCTTTTCAGCCTTTATGCTGCTTTAACAGATTTGCCTGAGAAAATTACTGTCATAGAGCTGGATGACAGAATTACCGGTTTTATAAAGAAGATTGCCGCAAAAGAAAATATGAAAATTGAGGTTTTAAAAAAGGATTTGAGCAGGCCTCCTGGAATTCTTGAAGAGAGCTTCACTGTATTTGTTTCGGAGCCACCTGAAAGTCTTCTCGGTCTTAAAATGTTTGTCAGAGCTGGAATGAGTACTATAAAAAACAGAGGGGCCGGCTATGTGGGCTTGACAACTCTTGAAAGTTCTCTCAGCAAGTGGTTAAGTTTTGAAGAGTGGCTTCTTAGTAACAATGCGGTTATAACAGATATTCTGAGAGACTTCAGCATGTATCCTGAGGATATTAATAAATGGAGTGATTTTTATTCTGCATATCCCCTTATGAAAGAAACAGATTTTAAGTTAAATATTCCTGAAAGTGACTGGTATGCTTCATCACTGCTAAGAATAGAGAAGGTGGAGAGGGAGAGTTTTGATGAAGAGGACATTTATATGGATGAAGAGACTATTGTCACGCCGGGAAAAGGAAATTGATATCCTTAAAAATATAAAATAGTTCACTTCGCTTTTGCAGTAGCCTTTTTCTTCTTTGATTTCTTTTTCTTGGGTTTATATTTTGCAGTTATTTCTGATGCGTCTATTATAAGCTTATCAAATCCCAGTTTTTCTTCAGGTATGCCAAGAGCAAGGCCAATTAGCTGTGTGAAATATATTACCGGGATGTTGATTTTGTCACCGTACTTCTTTTCTATAATGGGCTGCTTGGCATCCAGACTGAGATGACATAGAGGGCACGCGACAATTATAGCCTGAGCATCAGCTTCTTTAGCCTCCCTGAGGATGTCATAGCTCAGCCTTAAAGCTGTTTCTTCGTTGTTTACCATGACGGGGCCGCCGCAGCATCTTGTTTTTCTTGTGAAGGGAAGTACAGAGGCTCCAAGGGTAAGGGTGATTCTGTCCATACTTACAGGATTTTCCATATCATCAAAGGTGTA contains:
- the pyrF gene encoding orotidine 5'-phosphate decarboxylase; translated protein: MKAKGLIIALDVTDREKALNIAEETSGYVQAIKVGYPLVLSSGLDIIEELMSYTETVIADFKVADIPNTSEIICRLARNAGAGYVIVHGFVGEDVLKACSEIVDIIVVAEMSHPGAEAFIQPVSEEIAVLACEYARGIVAPATRPERVAKLRGVVGKNLLIFSPGVKAQGAEIGDAMRAGADFEIVGREIYESERPGEKARKIAKILKKV
- the speH gene encoding S-adenosylmethionine decarboxylase proenzyme precursor; this encodes MKIEVGIQVISEICGCNPDIISKKEVLGPLLDKIVEEVGLTVLTHRHHQFTPGGVTSFYMLAESHLALHTWPEYGYCALDIFTCGDRNKALEASRRISKVLEAEDVKERVISRGVEEFEQKIKIKKAVTAFH